From a region of the Vagococcus coleopterorum genome:
- a CDS encoding type IV pilus modification PilV family protein, whose translation MRQFNKILNNEKGMTLIEIVAAMLILGIALAGLATMTSQNFIAIDQNKLKEEAAFVRDDIKEWLNYRAQTQDIANLNPLALKNEKSISGLLTDKELAERYKHLILDESGVQVDPQTGKNKYGEVLRNKSDTGRGKFISKVEYDLSGSFLPNGLKKNEFNKYNIGKYIGTKTENDAFLVEVNATATTGGTDDTDVRKRGLELTILIYSQDTGALLTETQMRWVPEY comes from the coding sequence ATGCGTCAGTTTAATAAAATACTAAATAATGAAAAGGGTATGACGCTTATTGAAATAGTAGCGGCCATGCTGATTTTAGGGATAGCTTTGGCTGGATTGGCGACAATGACTTCGCAAAATTTCATTGCTATTGATCAAAATAAGCTGAAAGAGGAAGCAGCTTTTGTTCGTGATGATATTAAAGAGTGGTTAAATTATCGAGCGCAAACCCAAGATATCGCCAACTTAAATCCCTTAGCGCTGAAAAATGAAAAAAGTATTTCAGGTTTATTAACGGATAAAGAGCTTGCTGAGAGGTATAAACATCTGATTTTAGATGAGTCGGGGGTCCAAGTTGATCCTCAAACGGGCAAGAATAAATATGGTGAAGTATTAAGAAATAAATCAGACACTGGACGAGGGAAATTCATTTCAAAGGTAGAGTATGATCTTTCGGGTTCGTTTTTACCAAATGGTCTAAAAAAAAATGAATTTAATAAATACAATATTGGAAAATATATTGGAACCAAGACGGAAAATGATGCCTTTTTAGTTGAGGTTAATGCAACTGCAACCACAGGTGGGACTGATGACACAGATGTTCGCAAGCGTGGCTTGGAATTGACTATATTAATTTATAGTCAGGATACAGGAGCATTATTAACTGAAACTCAAATGAGATGGGTCCCTGAATATTAA